Proteins from one Shewanella pealeana ATCC 700345 genomic window:
- the cydD gene encoding heme ABC transporter permease/ATP-binding protein CydD encodes MDKTVEKKLTKWLKQQKKACGFYLNLSVFFGVLTGLSLMCQAWLIATVLQGIIIDELPKSDFINHFWALLALTVVRGVLAFARERASFQAGARLRVQMRGAVLDKLALLGPAFIKGKPAGSWASIVLEQVEDLQDFYARYLPQVVLAGFIPLIILVAVFPINWAAGLILLATAPLIPMFMILVGMGAADANRKNFSALARLSGHFMDRLKGLSTLKLFNQGEKEARVIRKASEEFRERTMAVLRMAFLSSAVLEFFAAVSIAVLAVYFGFSYLHHLNFGHYGVSISLFTGLFVLILAPEFYQPLRDMGTHYHAKAQAIGAAQELMALLDHPTEQYGGDKQVNGAVEIEAKDVSVYSLDGSLLLGPVSFQIETNEHVAIVGPSGAGKTSLLNALLGFLPYKGQLKIAGTELSELALEDWRKQLAWLGQEPQLFHGTLRDNIAMGRALSDEAICKLLEQAQILDFVEQQPLGLDYPIGEQTAGLSVGQAQRIALARALAQQSQLFILDEPTASLDSLSEQAVQSALTAAMQGKACVMVTHRLENLSAMDKVLVMEKGIIVQQGTYEELASKPGTFKQMLEEAASVSEFELKVDTQDAHMQQTQAEGDK; translated from the coding sequence CCAAGCCTGGCTCATAGCAACAGTGCTGCAAGGGATTATTATTGATGAGTTACCTAAGAGCGATTTCATTAATCACTTCTGGGCGCTGCTAGCACTAACGGTAGTTCGTGGTGTACTCGCTTTTGCTCGTGAGCGTGCCAGTTTTCAGGCTGGAGCAAGGCTTCGGGTTCAGATGCGCGGCGCGGTGCTCGATAAGTTAGCCTTGCTCGGCCCAGCCTTTATTAAGGGCAAGCCCGCTGGCAGCTGGGCCAGTATCGTGCTGGAGCAAGTGGAAGATCTACAAGATTTCTACGCCCGTTATCTGCCACAAGTGGTGTTGGCGGGATTCATTCCCTTGATCATTTTGGTCGCGGTATTTCCGATCAATTGGGCGGCGGGCCTTATTTTGTTGGCGACCGCACCGCTTATTCCTATGTTCATGATTTTAGTTGGCATGGGCGCTGCCGATGCTAATCGCAAGAATTTCAGTGCATTGGCTCGCTTAAGCGGCCACTTTATGGATAGGCTAAAAGGCCTGTCTACCCTCAAGTTATTCAATCAAGGCGAGAAAGAAGCAAGAGTTATCCGTAAGGCGTCGGAAGAATTTCGCGAGCGCACCATGGCGGTGCTGCGAATGGCGTTTCTAAGCTCTGCGGTACTGGAGTTTTTTGCGGCGGTATCGATAGCGGTACTCGCTGTTTACTTTGGCTTTAGCTACTTACACCATCTGAATTTTGGTCACTATGGCGTTTCAATCAGTTTGTTTACTGGTTTGTTTGTGTTGATCTTAGCGCCTGAATTCTATCAGCCTCTTAGAGACATGGGCACTCACTATCACGCCAAAGCTCAAGCTATTGGTGCGGCACAAGAGCTAATGGCGTTGCTGGACCACCCTACCGAGCAATATGGGGGTGATAAACAAGTGAACGGCGCCGTGGAGATTGAGGCCAAAGATGTATCTGTCTATAGCTTAGATGGCAGCCTATTACTGGGGCCTGTCAGTTTCCAGATTGAGACCAATGAACATGTGGCGATAGTTGGCCCAAGTGGCGCTGGCAAAACCAGTTTGCTTAACGCCCTACTGGGTTTTTTGCCTTACAAGGGGCAACTTAAGATTGCAGGTACTGAGCTAAGCGAATTAGCGCTCGAAGATTGGCGTAAGCAGTTGGCATGGCTTGGGCAAGAGCCGCAGCTTTTCCACGGCACTTTACGAGACAATATTGCCATGGGACGAGCCCTATCGGATGAAGCGATCTGTAAGTTGTTAGAGCAGGCACAGATCTTAGATTTTGTTGAGCAGCAGCCACTGGGGCTGGATTATCCTATTGGGGAGCAAACGGCAGGATTATCTGTGGGTCAGGCGCAGCGAATAGCCTTGGCGCGTGCACTGGCTCAGCAGTCGCAACTCTTCATTCTCGATGAGCCTACTGCGAGTCTAGATAGCTTAAGTGAGCAGGCGGTACAAAGTGCCTTAACGGCAGCCATGCAAGGTAAGGCATGTGTGATGGTTACCCATAGATTAGAGAATCTGAGCGCCATGGATAAAGTCTTGGTGATGGAGAAGGGCATTATAGTGCAGCAAGGGACATATGAAGAGCTTGCCTCAAAGCCCGGTACCTTTAAACAGATGCTAGAAGAAGCAGCAAGTGTGAGTGAGTTCGAGCTTAAAGTCGACACTCAAGACGCGCATATGCAGCAAACACAAGCTGAGGGAGATAAGTAA